One genomic region from Frateuria soli encodes:
- the galU gene encoding UTP--glucose-1-phosphate uridylyltransferase GalU, which produces MTKPLRKVVFPVAGLGTRFLPATKVVAKEMLPVLDKPLIQYAVDEAVDAGADTLVFVTNRYKHAIADYFDKAYELEAKLEEKGKDELLALVQGTLPSNVRAIFVTQPEAHGLGHAVLCAKPVVGNEPFGIILPDDLIWNRGKGALGQMAALAESENAGVIAVEEVPHDQTDKYGIVDAEPIDQRSARIRYMVEKPKPADAPSNLAVVGRYVLPGRIFELLEQTKPGAGGEIQLTDAIEALLTEQGKVLAYRFEGTRFDCGNKAGLVRATMHMAMQDPKLAPVVREFVGQI; this is translated from the coding sequence GTGACCAAGCCGTTGCGCAAGGTAGTGTTCCCCGTGGCCGGTCTTGGCACGCGTTTCCTGCCGGCGACCAAAGTGGTCGCCAAGGAAATGCTGCCGGTGCTGGACAAGCCGCTGATCCAGTATGCGGTCGATGAGGCGGTGGACGCTGGCGCCGACACCCTGGTGTTCGTTACCAACCGCTACAAGCACGCCATCGCCGATTACTTCGACAAGGCCTACGAGCTGGAGGCCAAGCTGGAGGAAAAGGGCAAGGACGAGCTGCTCGCCCTGGTACAGGGCACATTGCCCTCCAACGTGCGCGCGATCTTCGTCACGCAGCCGGAGGCACATGGCCTGGGTCATGCCGTCCTGTGCGCCAAACCGGTGGTGGGCAACGAGCCTTTCGGCATCATCCTGCCGGACGATCTGATCTGGAATCGCGGCAAAGGCGCGCTGGGCCAGATGGCCGCGCTGGCGGAATCGGAGAACGCCGGCGTGATCGCGGTGGAGGAAGTGCCGCACGACCAGACCGACAAGTACGGCATCGTCGACGCCGAGCCGATCGACCAGCGCAGCGCGCGCATCCGCTACATGGTCGAAAAGCCCAAGCCCGCCGATGCGCCTTCCAACCTTGCCGTGGTCGGCCGTTACGTGTTGCCGGGCCGCATCTTCGAGTTGCTGGAACAGACCAAGCCCGGGGCCGGCGGCGAGATCCAGCTCACCGACGCCATCGAGGCGCTGCTGACCGAGCAGGGCAAGGTGCTGGCCTATCGTTTCGAGGGCACCCGCTTCGACTGTGGCAACAAGGCCGGCCTGGTCCGGGCCACCATGCACATGGCCATGCAGGATCCCAAGCTCGCGCCGGTCGTGCGCGAGTTCGTCGGTCAGATCTGA